In Helianthus annuus cultivar XRQ/B chromosome 9, HanXRQr2.0-SUNRISE, whole genome shotgun sequence, the following are encoded in one genomic region:
- the LOC110879605 gene encoding lysine-specific histone demethylase 1 homolog 3 isoform X1 gives MECDGDDCGSNKGVDKEIGLGFDVKCGVGEIRVEKMGVEELGKKKRSAEVKDGVESDDDEPIGSMFKVVKSRKNAKKVKVECDGGLGFEKVEVDGGLDDTLAAFRKKLKKGPRVCAPKGGGLDTVVKKTETVVKEPNVCEDGTVECVKKGLKSSGKEKKKTSVKKSSGENLTEEDKEGGLEVKGGDKEKKKRSKSKSAKKAVGENLTQNDLEDSLSAFLLKAQSGSLWKSRKALKHKQDKTTQACHDGSEQKPNDPATVEIGANERFDPTGNEVINDVLNHSSSEITKSTNGVSEIEVQEKKTDPTCAIPKSVPIAGFITNATSPADQKNSPILLVHDENMNQGSIPNTVDGVVLDQFQVGSRSDCDSPKNEIVSVSSCKENASTSDGRLSPVSLPECNKFADENEAYASENGSMPDPETKFNNKSGVKRIMRQAKRHRHDDMAYEGDAYWDTLIHEQNFYVDNEDGEKVQSVKMKGKLDFLQTFAMEAESSGVAAVSVGLKARAASPIEKMKFKELLKRKGGLQEYIECRNHILHLWNKDVTRILPLSECGISDTAVADEHPQASLIRDIYSFLDQYSYINFGVASKKDISDSSIKPNFTLSREDNDGIKSGTPVTDLDDGVSFILGRTKNYDNLNDETDTATECPDSIIGKDKDLDVSDPQCGRLSNGCYAQAVDPINQKEPTVCIQCDDSDSETRKKIIVIGAGPAGLTAARHLSRLGFHVTVLEARDRVGGRVFTDHSSLSVPVDLGASIITGVEADVTSQRRPDPSSLICAQLGLELTVLNSDCPLYDTVTGQKVPPELDEAVEAEYNSLLDDMQLVVAQKGDHAMQMSLEEGLEYGLKIQRAGPGSDNTGTKEEILSPLERRVMDWHLAHLEYGCAASLQHVSLPYWNQDDVYGGFGGAHCMIKGGYGAIVDSLKDGLHIHLNCIVTDIYRQQEDESQKKVKVCTQNGKIFTGDAVLITVPLGCLKAETIKFSPSLPEWKYSSIKRLGFGVLNKVILEFPEVFWDDSVDYFGATAEQTDQRGWCFMFWNVKKTVNAPVLIALVVGKAAINDQDLTPSDHVNHALAVLRKLFGKTAVCDPVASVVTDWGRDPFSYGAYSYVAVGASGEDYDTLGRPVDNCLFFAGEATCKEHPDTVGGAMMSGLREAVRIVDILTTGNDFTAEVEAIAAAKRHSNSERSEVRDIIKRLDAIELTDAHKNSLLQNMFCNTKSRAARLHLAKELLNLPSNVLKSFAGTKEGLAILNSWILDSMGKNGTQLLRQCVRLLVLVSTDLLAVRLSGIGKTVKEKVCVHTSRDIRAIASQLVSVWVEIFRKEKASNGGLKLLRQSGAADASRSKSHSASGKPPLRAHHKVVTKPENKPSSSQGSAGKQNCKEEDDKDLPMTEEEQAAFDAAEAARAAAIAAAEAYASSGVKSSTPVHLPKIPSFNKFARREQYAQMDESELRKKWAGGVTGRQECISEIKSRNCRVQDWSVDFSAAGVNLENSKMLVDDHNRSQRSHSNENAGPLGYREHSGEHESTGGDNIFTKAWVDSTGSEGIKDHSAIERWQSQAAAADFDFYNRSMHAMNEEESNKNLKPLVHRHDGLANDSSASQVTVNRELMGNQPRGVDKIKQSVVDYVASLLMPLYKTRKIDKESYKSIMKKTATKVMVHITDAEKAMPVFEFLDNKRKNKIRTFVDDLIERYMAMKTDAKSAGS, from the exons ATGGAATGTGATGGTGATGATTGTGGATCAAATAAAGGGGTAGATAAGGAAATTGGGCTAGGGTTTGATGTGAAATGTGGTGTTGGTGAAATTAGGGTTGAGAAGATGGGTGTGGAGGAATTGGGGAAAAAGAAAAGATCCGCGGAAGTTAAAGATGGCGTTGAGTCGGATGATGATGAACCGATTGGGTCGATGTTTAAGGTTGTTAAAAGTAGAAAGAATGCTAAGAAGGTTAAAGTGGAATGTGATGGTGGGTTAGGGTTCGAGAAGGTGGAAGTTGATGGTGGGTTGGATGATACATTGGCTGCTTTTAGAAAGAAGTTGAAGAAAGGGCCTAGGGTTTGTGCACCGAAAGGAGGGGGTTTGGATACCGTTGTGAAGAAAACAGAGACTGTAGTGAAAGAACCGAATGTGTGTGAAGATGGGACCGTTGAGTGTGTCAAGAAGGGGTTAAAAAGTAGTGgtaaagagaaaaagaaaacgTCGGTGAAGAAGTCGTCGGGTGAGAATTTGACAGAAGAAGATAAAGAGGGTGGTTTAGAGGTTAAAGGCGGTGATAAAGAGAAAAAGAAGAGATCGAAAAGTAAGTCAGCAAAGAAGGCTGTGGGTGAGAATTTGACACAAAACGATCTAGAGGATTCTTTATCGGCTTTTCTCCTCAAGGCACAATCTGGTTCGCTTTGGAAATCTAGAAAAGCGTTGAAACATAAGCAAGACAAGACAACTCAAGCTTGTCATGATGGATCGGAACAAAAGCCTAATGATCCGGCTACAGTTGAGATTGGAGCAAATGAAAGATTTGATCCTACTGGAAATGAAGTTATTAATGATGTTTTGAATCATTCATCCTCTGAGATAACAAAGTCGACCAATGGTGTCTCCGAGATTGAAGTTCAAGAAAAAAAGACGGACCCCACCTGCGCTATCCCTAAGAGTGTGCCAATTGCAGGGTTCATAACTAACGCCACCTCACCCGCAGACCAGAAGAATTCTCCAATCTTGTTAGTTCACGACGAGAATATGAACCAGGGTTCGATCCCGAACACTGTTGATGGGGTTGTATTGGACCAGTTTCAAGTCGGTTCGCGCAGTGACTGTGATAGTCCAAAGAACGAAATTGTGTCAGTTTCTTCATGTAAAGAGAATGCATCAACATCAGATGGTAGGTTATCTCCAGTATCATTACCCGAATGTAATAAATTCGCAGATGAAAACGAAGCTTATGCAAGTGAAAACGGATCTATGCCTGATCCCGAAACAAAATTCAATAACAAGTCAGGTGTCAAGCGAATTATGAGGCAAGCTAAAAGACATAGGCACGATGACATGGCGTATGAGGGAGATGCTTATTGGGACACATTGATTCATGAACAGAACTTTTATGTGGATAATGAAGATGGAGAAAAGGTTCAGTCAGTTAAAATGAAAGGGAAACTAGATTTCTTGCAAACATTTGCTATGGAGGCAGAAAGCAGTGGCGTTGCAGCCGTCTCAGTTGGACTTAAAGCTCGTGCTGCGAGTCCCATCGAGAAGATGAAGTTTAAGGAATTACTTAAACGTAAAGGCGGGCTTCAAGAATATATAGAGTGCAG GAACCATATTTTACATCTTTGGAATAAGGATGTAACTCGTATATTACCGTTGTCAGAATGTGGAATATCTGATACCGCTGTCGCAGATGAACATCCACAGGCTTCTTTAATAAGGGATATCTACTCATTTCTGGATCAATAT AGTTACATAAACTTCGGAGTTGCTTCTAAGAAGGATATATCAGACAGCAGTATAAAGCCCAATTTTACGCTTTCACGAGAAGATAACGATGGTATAAAATCGGGAACCCCGGTTACGGATTTGGATGATGGGGTTTCCTTTATTCTTGGCAGAACTAAAAATTACGATAATTTGAACGATGAGACCGATACAGCAACCGAATGTCCCGACAGTATTATtggaaaagataaggatcttgaCGTATCGGATCCACAATGTGGAAGATTATCAAACGGTTGTTATGCTCAAGCAGTGGATCCGATTAACCAAAAGGAGCCAACTGTGTGTATACAGTGTGATGATTCAGAttcagaaacaagaaagaaaatcATTGTAATTGGAGCGGGCCCTGCGGGTTTAACCGCTGCTCGGCACTTGAGTCGTCTAGGGTTTCATGTAACTGTGTTAGAGGCCCGTGATAGAGTTGGAGGTCGGGTTTTTACAGATCATTCGTCTCTTTCAGTGCCAGTtgatcttggggctagcattattACAGGTGTTGAGGCTGATGTCACTTCTCAAAGAAGGCCCGACCCGTCATCTTTAATTTGTGCACAGTTGGGCCTTGAATTGACGGTTTTGAATAGTGACTGTCCGCTTTATGATACTGTAACGGGCCAAAAAGTTCCTCCTGAATTGGATGAAGCTGTGGAGGCTGAGTACAATAGCTTACTTGATGACATGCAATTGGTTGTGGCCCAGAAAGGTGATCATGCAATGCAAATGTCGCTCGAAGAGGGCTTAGAATATGGGCTTAAGATCCAACGGGCCGGACCCGGATCCGATAATACGGGTACTAAAGAGGAGATCTTGAGTCCGCTTGAAAGGAGAGTGATGGATTGGCATCTTGCTCATTTGGAATACGGTTGTGCTGCTTCACTTCAACACGTATCACTTCCGTATTGGAATCAAGATGACGTTTACGGAGGATTTGGTGGAGCCCACTGCATGATCAAAGGTGGTTACGGTGCTATTGTTGATTCTCTTAAAGACGGTCTTCATATCCACCTTAACTGTATAGTTACGGATATTTACCGTCAACAAGAAGATGAATCAcaaaagaaagtcaaagtttgtACGCAAAATGGCAAGATTTTTACGGGAGATGCGGTTTTAATCACGGTCCCCCTCGGATGTTTAAAAGCAGAAACCATAAAGTTTTCTCCTTCATTACCCGAATGGAAATATTCTTCTATTAAACGACTCGGCTTCGGTGTGCTTAACAAAGTTATTTTGGAATTCCCCGAAGTGTTTTGGGATGATTCTGTTGATTACTTCGGAGCTACCGCTGAACAAACGGATCAAAGGGGTTGGTGTTTTATGTTTTGGAACGTTAAAAAAACCGTTAACGCGCCTGTTCTTATAGCATTAGTGGTCGGGAAAGCAGCAATCAACGACCAAGATTTAACCCCGTCTGATCATGTAAATCACGCTTTAGCTGTCCTTCGAAAGCTTTTCGGCAAGACTGCGGTGTGCGATCCAGTTGCATCCGTAGTGACAGACTGGGGACGGGATCCGTTTAGCTACGGTGCTTACTCGTACGTTGCAGTTGGGGCATCTGGTGAAGATTACGATACATTGGGCCGGCCCGTTGACAATTGTTTATTCTTTGCGGGTGAAGCTACGTGTAAGGAACACCCAGATACTGTCGGTGGGGCGATGATGAGCGGGTTACGGGAAGCTGTTCGTATAGTTGATATTCTAACTACAGGAAACGATTTTACCGCAGAAGTAGAAGCAATCGCTGCTGCCAAGAGGCATTCGAACAGTGAAAGGAGTGAAGTTAGAGATATAATTAAACGACTTGACGCTATTGAGCTCACCGATGCGCATAAGAACTCTTTGTTGCAAAATATGTTTTGTAACACAAAGAGTAGAGCCGCGCGGTTGCATCTCGCTAAAGAGTTATTGAATCTCCCGTCTAACGTTCTTAAATCGTTTGCTGGAACTAAAGAAGGGCTCGCCATTCTCAACTCATGGATACTGGATTCAATGGGGAAGAACGGGACTCAACTGTTGCGTCAGTGTGTTCGTCTTCTTGTGCTTGTATCTACCGATCTACTTGCAGTCCGTCTTTCAG GTATTGGGAAAACGGTGAAAGAAAAGGTTTGTGTGCATACAAGCCGAGATATACGCGCTATAGCAAGCCAGCTTGTTAGTGTGTGGGTTGAGATTTTTAGAAAAGAGAAGGCTTCGAATGGCGGTTTGAAGTTGTTACGGCAATCGGGTGCTGCAGATGCTTCTAGAAGCAAATCTCATTCAGCTTCTGGGAAACCGCCATTGCGGGCCCATCATAAAGTTGTAACGAAGCCTGAAAATAAACCATCTAGTTCTCAAGGTTCAGCAGGAAAACAAAactgcaaggaagaagacgacAAAGATTTACCCATGACTGAAGAAGAACAAGCTGCGTTTGATGCTGCAGAAGCGGCCCGTGCTGCTGCTATAGCAGCTGCTGAG GCATATGCATCATCAGGTGTCAAAAGCAGCACACCCGTGCACCTTCCAAAGATACCATCTTTTAACAAGTTCGCACGACGGGAACAATATGCACAAATGGATGAATCTGAGTTGCGAAAGAAATGGGCCGGTGGCGTTACAGGTCGTCAAGAGTGCATATCAGAAATAAAGTCTAGAAACTGTAGAGTGCAGGATTGGTCAGTTGACTTTTCCGCTGCAGGGGTCAACCTCGAGAATTCGAAAATGTTGGTGGATGACCATAACCGGTCACAACGGAGCCACTCAAATGAAAACGCAGGGCCACTAGGTTACAGAGAGCACTCTGGTGAACATGAAAGTACAGGTGGCGACAACATATTTACGAAAGCATGGGTTGATAGCACTGGTAGTGAAGGGATAAAAGACCATAGTGCCATTGAAAGATGGCAATCTCAAGCCGCTGCTGCTGATTTTGATTTCTATAATAGGAGTATGCATGCGATGAATGAAGAGGAGTCGAATAAGAATTTAAAACCATTAGTTCACAGGCATGACGGGTTGGCTAATGACAGCTCAGCTTCTCAAGTTACTGTGAACCGAGAGTTGATGGGTAACCAACCTCGCGGTGTGGACAAAATTAAACAATCGGTTGTTGATTATGTGGCGTCTCTTCTTATGCCTCTTTATAAGACGAGAAAAATAGACAAAGAGAGTTACAAGTCGATAATGAAGAAAACAGCCACAAAG GTCATGGTGCATATTACAGATGCAGAGAAAGCGATGCCTGTATTTGAGTTTCTTGATAATAAACGCAAAAACAAG ATTCGAACATTTGTGGACGACTTAATTGAGAGGTATATGGCTATGAAGACTGATGCAAAATCAGCAGGCTCCTGA
- the LOC110879605 gene encoding lysine-specific histone demethylase 1 homolog 3 isoform X2 — protein sequence MECDGDDCGSNKGVDKEIGLGFDVKCGVGEIRVEKMGVEELGKKKRSAEVKDGVESDDDEPIGSMFKVVKSRKNAKKVKVEFDGGLDDTLAAFRKKLKKGPRVCAPKGGGLDTVVKKTETVVKEPNVCEDGTVECVKKGLKSSGKEKKKTSVKKSSGENLTEEDKEGGLEVKGGDKEKKKRSKSKSAKKAVGENLTQNDLEDSLSAFLLKAQSGSLWKSRKALKHKQDKTTQACHDGSEQKPNDPATVEIGANERFDPTGNEVINDVLNHSSSEITKSTNGVSEIEVQEKKTDPTCAIPKSVPIAGFITNATSPADQKNSPILLVHDENMNQGSIPNTVDGVVLDQFQVGSRSDCDSPKNEIVSVSSCKENASTSDGRLSPVSLPECNKFADENEAYASENGSMPDPETKFNNKSGVKRIMRQAKRHRHDDMAYEGDAYWDTLIHEQNFYVDNEDGEKVQSVKMKGKLDFLQTFAMEAESSGVAAVSVGLKARAASPIEKMKFKELLKRKGGLQEYIECRNHILHLWNKDVTRILPLSECGISDTAVADEHPQASLIRDIYSFLDQYSYINFGVASKKDISDSSIKPNFTLSREDNDGIKSGTPVTDLDDGVSFILGRTKNYDNLNDETDTATECPDSIIGKDKDLDVSDPQCGRLSNGCYAQAVDPINQKEPTVCIQCDDSDSETRKKIIVIGAGPAGLTAARHLSRLGFHVTVLEARDRVGGRVFTDHSSLSVPVDLGASIITGVEADVTSQRRPDPSSLICAQLGLELTVLNSDCPLYDTVTGQKVPPELDEAVEAEYNSLLDDMQLVVAQKGDHAMQMSLEEGLEYGLKIQRAGPGSDNTGTKEEILSPLERRVMDWHLAHLEYGCAASLQHVSLPYWNQDDVYGGFGGAHCMIKGGYGAIVDSLKDGLHIHLNCIVTDIYRQQEDESQKKVKVCTQNGKIFTGDAVLITVPLGCLKAETIKFSPSLPEWKYSSIKRLGFGVLNKVILEFPEVFWDDSVDYFGATAEQTDQRGWCFMFWNVKKTVNAPVLIALVVGKAAINDQDLTPSDHVNHALAVLRKLFGKTAVCDPVASVVTDWGRDPFSYGAYSYVAVGASGEDYDTLGRPVDNCLFFAGEATCKEHPDTVGGAMMSGLREAVRIVDILTTGNDFTAEVEAIAAAKRHSNSERSEVRDIIKRLDAIELTDAHKNSLLQNMFCNTKSRAARLHLAKELLNLPSNVLKSFAGTKEGLAILNSWILDSMGKNGTQLLRQCVRLLVLVSTDLLAVRLSGIGKTVKEKVCVHTSRDIRAIASQLVSVWVEIFRKEKASNGGLKLLRQSGAADASRSKSHSASGKPPLRAHHKVVTKPENKPSSSQGSAGKQNCKEEDDKDLPMTEEEQAAFDAAEAARAAAIAAAEAYASSGVKSSTPVHLPKIPSFNKFARREQYAQMDESELRKKWAGGVTGRQECISEIKSRNCRVQDWSVDFSAAGVNLENSKMLVDDHNRSQRSHSNENAGPLGYREHSGEHESTGGDNIFTKAWVDSTGSEGIKDHSAIERWQSQAAAADFDFYNRSMHAMNEEESNKNLKPLVHRHDGLANDSSASQVTVNRELMGNQPRGVDKIKQSVVDYVASLLMPLYKTRKIDKESYKSIMKKTATKVMVHITDAEKAMPVFEFLDNKRKNKIRTFVDDLIERYMAMKTDAKSAGS from the exons ATGGAATGTGATGGTGATGATTGTGGATCAAATAAAGGGGTAGATAAGGAAATTGGGCTAGGGTTTGATGTGAAATGTGGTGTTGGTGAAATTAGGGTTGAGAAGATGGGTGTGGAGGAATTGGGGAAAAAGAAAAGATCCGCGGAAGTTAAAGATGGCGTTGAGTCGGATGATGATGAACCGATTGGGTCGATGTTTAAGGTTGTTAAAAGTAGAAAGAATGCTAAGAAGGTTAAAGTGGAAT TTGATGGTGGGTTGGATGATACATTGGCTGCTTTTAGAAAGAAGTTGAAGAAAGGGCCTAGGGTTTGTGCACCGAAAGGAGGGGGTTTGGATACCGTTGTGAAGAAAACAGAGACTGTAGTGAAAGAACCGAATGTGTGTGAAGATGGGACCGTTGAGTGTGTCAAGAAGGGGTTAAAAAGTAGTGgtaaagagaaaaagaaaacgTCGGTGAAGAAGTCGTCGGGTGAGAATTTGACAGAAGAAGATAAAGAGGGTGGTTTAGAGGTTAAAGGCGGTGATAAAGAGAAAAAGAAGAGATCGAAAAGTAAGTCAGCAAAGAAGGCTGTGGGTGAGAATTTGACACAAAACGATCTAGAGGATTCTTTATCGGCTTTTCTCCTCAAGGCACAATCTGGTTCGCTTTGGAAATCTAGAAAAGCGTTGAAACATAAGCAAGACAAGACAACTCAAGCTTGTCATGATGGATCGGAACAAAAGCCTAATGATCCGGCTACAGTTGAGATTGGAGCAAATGAAAGATTTGATCCTACTGGAAATGAAGTTATTAATGATGTTTTGAATCATTCATCCTCTGAGATAACAAAGTCGACCAATGGTGTCTCCGAGATTGAAGTTCAAGAAAAAAAGACGGACCCCACCTGCGCTATCCCTAAGAGTGTGCCAATTGCAGGGTTCATAACTAACGCCACCTCACCCGCAGACCAGAAGAATTCTCCAATCTTGTTAGTTCACGACGAGAATATGAACCAGGGTTCGATCCCGAACACTGTTGATGGGGTTGTATTGGACCAGTTTCAAGTCGGTTCGCGCAGTGACTGTGATAGTCCAAAGAACGAAATTGTGTCAGTTTCTTCATGTAAAGAGAATGCATCAACATCAGATGGTAGGTTATCTCCAGTATCATTACCCGAATGTAATAAATTCGCAGATGAAAACGAAGCTTATGCAAGTGAAAACGGATCTATGCCTGATCCCGAAACAAAATTCAATAACAAGTCAGGTGTCAAGCGAATTATGAGGCAAGCTAAAAGACATAGGCACGATGACATGGCGTATGAGGGAGATGCTTATTGGGACACATTGATTCATGAACAGAACTTTTATGTGGATAATGAAGATGGAGAAAAGGTTCAGTCAGTTAAAATGAAAGGGAAACTAGATTTCTTGCAAACATTTGCTATGGAGGCAGAAAGCAGTGGCGTTGCAGCCGTCTCAGTTGGACTTAAAGCTCGTGCTGCGAGTCCCATCGAGAAGATGAAGTTTAAGGAATTACTTAAACGTAAAGGCGGGCTTCAAGAATATATAGAGTGCAG GAACCATATTTTACATCTTTGGAATAAGGATGTAACTCGTATATTACCGTTGTCAGAATGTGGAATATCTGATACCGCTGTCGCAGATGAACATCCACAGGCTTCTTTAATAAGGGATATCTACTCATTTCTGGATCAATAT AGTTACATAAACTTCGGAGTTGCTTCTAAGAAGGATATATCAGACAGCAGTATAAAGCCCAATTTTACGCTTTCACGAGAAGATAACGATGGTATAAAATCGGGAACCCCGGTTACGGATTTGGATGATGGGGTTTCCTTTATTCTTGGCAGAACTAAAAATTACGATAATTTGAACGATGAGACCGATACAGCAACCGAATGTCCCGACAGTATTATtggaaaagataaggatcttgaCGTATCGGATCCACAATGTGGAAGATTATCAAACGGTTGTTATGCTCAAGCAGTGGATCCGATTAACCAAAAGGAGCCAACTGTGTGTATACAGTGTGATGATTCAGAttcagaaacaagaaagaaaatcATTGTAATTGGAGCGGGCCCTGCGGGTTTAACCGCTGCTCGGCACTTGAGTCGTCTAGGGTTTCATGTAACTGTGTTAGAGGCCCGTGATAGAGTTGGAGGTCGGGTTTTTACAGATCATTCGTCTCTTTCAGTGCCAGTtgatcttggggctagcattattACAGGTGTTGAGGCTGATGTCACTTCTCAAAGAAGGCCCGACCCGTCATCTTTAATTTGTGCACAGTTGGGCCTTGAATTGACGGTTTTGAATAGTGACTGTCCGCTTTATGATACTGTAACGGGCCAAAAAGTTCCTCCTGAATTGGATGAAGCTGTGGAGGCTGAGTACAATAGCTTACTTGATGACATGCAATTGGTTGTGGCCCAGAAAGGTGATCATGCAATGCAAATGTCGCTCGAAGAGGGCTTAGAATATGGGCTTAAGATCCAACGGGCCGGACCCGGATCCGATAATACGGGTACTAAAGAGGAGATCTTGAGTCCGCTTGAAAGGAGAGTGATGGATTGGCATCTTGCTCATTTGGAATACGGTTGTGCTGCTTCACTTCAACACGTATCACTTCCGTATTGGAATCAAGATGACGTTTACGGAGGATTTGGTGGAGCCCACTGCATGATCAAAGGTGGTTACGGTGCTATTGTTGATTCTCTTAAAGACGGTCTTCATATCCACCTTAACTGTATAGTTACGGATATTTACCGTCAACAAGAAGATGAATCAcaaaagaaagtcaaagtttgtACGCAAAATGGCAAGATTTTTACGGGAGATGCGGTTTTAATCACGGTCCCCCTCGGATGTTTAAAAGCAGAAACCATAAAGTTTTCTCCTTCATTACCCGAATGGAAATATTCTTCTATTAAACGACTCGGCTTCGGTGTGCTTAACAAAGTTATTTTGGAATTCCCCGAAGTGTTTTGGGATGATTCTGTTGATTACTTCGGAGCTACCGCTGAACAAACGGATCAAAGGGGTTGGTGTTTTATGTTTTGGAACGTTAAAAAAACCGTTAACGCGCCTGTTCTTATAGCATTAGTGGTCGGGAAAGCAGCAATCAACGACCAAGATTTAACCCCGTCTGATCATGTAAATCACGCTTTAGCTGTCCTTCGAAAGCTTTTCGGCAAGACTGCGGTGTGCGATCCAGTTGCATCCGTAGTGACAGACTGGGGACGGGATCCGTTTAGCTACGGTGCTTACTCGTACGTTGCAGTTGGGGCATCTGGTGAAGATTACGATACATTGGGCCGGCCCGTTGACAATTGTTTATTCTTTGCGGGTGAAGCTACGTGTAAGGAACACCCAGATACTGTCGGTGGGGCGATGATGAGCGGGTTACGGGAAGCTGTTCGTATAGTTGATATTCTAACTACAGGAAACGATTTTACCGCAGAAGTAGAAGCAATCGCTGCTGCCAAGAGGCATTCGAACAGTGAAAGGAGTGAAGTTAGAGATATAATTAAACGACTTGACGCTATTGAGCTCACCGATGCGCATAAGAACTCTTTGTTGCAAAATATGTTTTGTAACACAAAGAGTAGAGCCGCGCGGTTGCATCTCGCTAAAGAGTTATTGAATCTCCCGTCTAACGTTCTTAAATCGTTTGCTGGAACTAAAGAAGGGCTCGCCATTCTCAACTCATGGATACTGGATTCAATGGGGAAGAACGGGACTCAACTGTTGCGTCAGTGTGTTCGTCTTCTTGTGCTTGTATCTACCGATCTACTTGCAGTCCGTCTTTCAG GTATTGGGAAAACGGTGAAAGAAAAGGTTTGTGTGCATACAAGCCGAGATATACGCGCTATAGCAAGCCAGCTTGTTAGTGTGTGGGTTGAGATTTTTAGAAAAGAGAAGGCTTCGAATGGCGGTTTGAAGTTGTTACGGCAATCGGGTGCTGCAGATGCTTCTAGAAGCAAATCTCATTCAGCTTCTGGGAAACCGCCATTGCGGGCCCATCATAAAGTTGTAACGAAGCCTGAAAATAAACCATCTAGTTCTCAAGGTTCAGCAGGAAAACAAAactgcaaggaagaagacgacAAAGATTTACCCATGACTGAAGAAGAACAAGCTGCGTTTGATGCTGCAGAAGCGGCCCGTGCTGCTGCTATAGCAGCTGCTGAG GCATATGCATCATCAGGTGTCAAAAGCAGCACACCCGTGCACCTTCCAAAGATACCATCTTTTAACAAGTTCGCACGACGGGAACAATATGCACAAATGGATGAATCTGAGTTGCGAAAGAAATGGGCCGGTGGCGTTACAGGTCGTCAAGAGTGCATATCAGAAATAAAGTCTAGAAACTGTAGAGTGCAGGATTGGTCAGTTGACTTTTCCGCTGCAGGGGTCAACCTCGAGAATTCGAAAATGTTGGTGGATGACCATAACCGGTCACAACGGAGCCACTCAAATGAAAACGCAGGGCCACTAGGTTACAGAGAGCACTCTGGTGAACATGAAAGTACAGGTGGCGACAACATATTTACGAAAGCATGGGTTGATAGCACTGGTAGTGAAGGGATAAAAGACCATAGTGCCATTGAAAGATGGCAATCTCAAGCCGCTGCTGCTGATTTTGATTTCTATAATAGGAGTATGCATGCGATGAATGAAGAGGAGTCGAATAAGAATTTAAAACCATTAGTTCACAGGCATGACGGGTTGGCTAATGACAGCTCAGCTTCTCAAGTTACTGTGAACCGAGAGTTGATGGGTAACCAACCTCGCGGTGTGGACAAAATTAAACAATCGGTTGTTGATTATGTGGCGTCTCTTCTTATGCCTCTTTATAAGACGAGAAAAATAGACAAAGAGAGTTACAAGTCGATAATGAAGAAAACAGCCACAAAG GTCATGGTGCATATTACAGATGCAGAGAAAGCGATGCCTGTATTTGAGTTTCTTGATAATAAACGCAAAAACAAG ATTCGAACATTTGTGGACGACTTAATTGAGAGGTATATGGCTATGAAGACTGATGCAAAATCAGCAGGCTCCTGA